In Pseudofrankia saprophytica, one genomic interval encodes:
- a CDS encoding CoA-acylating methylmalonate-semialdehyde dehydrogenase produces MREIGHWIDGKAVAGTSGRFGPVWNPATGEQAAQVALANLDEINAAVASARAAFPAWRRTGLGRRAEVMFRFRELLYTNRTELAKLITAEHGKTVDDALGELARGLENVEFACGAPSLLRGGFSEQVSTGVDVHEIRQPLGVVAGITPFNFPAMVPLWMLSNALVCGNAFILKPSERDPSTSLLLADLLAQAGVPEGVFTVLQGDKLAVDTLLTHPDVEAVSFVGSTPIARYVYETGTAAGKRVQALGGAKNHMIVLPDADIAAAADAAVSAGYGSAGERCMAVSVVAAVGDAADPLVEAIAERVRKIKVGPGADPDSEMGPVITREARDKIAGYLDTAKVDGATLVVDGREDPVYSGPGFFLAPSLVDNVSPTSKVYTDEIFGPVLAVVRCETYTEAVKLVEDNPYGNGVAIFTRDGGAARRFTFDVQAGMVGVNVPIPVPVAYYSFGGWKASLFGDLHMYGPDGIRFYTKTKVVTTRWPDPATSSVELGFPRTR; encoded by the coding sequence ATGCGGGAAATCGGGCACTGGATCGACGGCAAGGCGGTAGCGGGCACCTCGGGCCGGTTCGGGCCGGTGTGGAACCCGGCGACCGGCGAGCAGGCGGCGCAGGTCGCCCTGGCCAACCTGGACGAGATCAACGCGGCCGTCGCGAGCGCGAGGGCGGCGTTCCCCGCCTGGCGCCGGACCGGTCTCGGCCGGCGCGCGGAGGTGATGTTCCGCTTCCGCGAGCTGCTGTACACGAACCGCACGGAGCTCGCGAAGCTCATCACCGCCGAGCACGGCAAGACCGTCGACGACGCCCTGGGTGAGCTCGCCCGTGGCCTGGAGAACGTCGAGTTCGCCTGCGGCGCGCCGAGCCTGCTGCGCGGCGGCTTCTCCGAGCAGGTGTCGACGGGTGTCGACGTCCACGAGATCCGCCAGCCGCTGGGGGTCGTCGCGGGCATCACGCCGTTCAACTTCCCGGCGATGGTCCCGCTGTGGATGCTCTCCAACGCCCTGGTCTGCGGCAACGCGTTCATCCTCAAGCCCAGCGAGCGCGACCCGTCGACCTCGCTGCTGCTGGCCGACCTGCTGGCCCAGGCCGGCGTGCCCGAGGGCGTGTTCACCGTTCTGCAGGGCGACAAGCTCGCCGTCGACACCCTGCTCACCCACCCGGACGTCGAGGCCGTCAGCTTCGTCGGTTCGACGCCGATCGCGCGTTACGTCTACGAGACGGGTACGGCGGCCGGCAAGCGGGTGCAGGCGCTCGGCGGCGCGAAGAACCACATGATCGTGCTGCCGGACGCGGACATCGCCGCGGCGGCCGACGCGGCCGTCTCGGCGGGCTACGGGTCGGCCGGCGAGCGCTGCATGGCGGTCTCGGTCGTCGCCGCCGTCGGCGACGCGGCCGACCCGCTGGTCGAGGCGATCGCCGAGCGGGTACGCAAGATCAAGGTCGGCCCGGGCGCCGACCCGGACAGCGAGATGGGCCCGGTCATCACCCGGGAGGCCCGCGACAAGATCGCCGGCTACCTGGACACGGCCAAGGTCGACGGCGCGACCCTCGTGGTCGACGGTCGCGAGGACCCGGTGTACTCCGGCCCCGGCTTCTTCCTCGCCCCGAGCCTGGTCGACAACGTGTCGCCGACCAGCAAGGTCTACACCGACGAGATCTTCGGCCCGGTGCTCGCGGTCGTCCGGTGCGAGACCTACACCGAGGCGGTGAAGCTCGTCGAGGACAACCCGTACGGCAACGGCGTGGCGATCTTCACCCGGGACGGCGGCGCCGCCCGCCGCTTCACGTTCGATGTCCAGGCCGGCATGGTCGGCGTCAACGTGCCGATCCCGGTGCCGGTCGCCTACTACAGCTTCGGCGGCTGGAAGGCGTCGCTGTTCGGTGACCTGCACATGTACGGCCCGGACGGCATTCGCTTCTACACGAAGACCAAGGTCGTCACGACCCGTTGGCCGGATCCGGCGACCAGCTCGGTGGAGCTCGGCTTCCCGCGCACGCGGTAA
- the hydA gene encoding dihydropyrimidinase, with protein MKTLITGGTVVGPLGASPTDVLVDGETIAALYAPGIATASGVAADKVVDATGKYVVPGGVDVHTHMKLPFGGTFASDDFESGTKAAAWGGTTTIIDFAVQRTGEVVQDGLAAWHALADGNCAIDYGFHMIMGGVDDEALKAMDYLVEHEGITSFKLFMAYPGVFYSDDGQILRAMQKASDNGALIMMHAENGIAIDVLAAQAVARGDTDPVFHGLTRPSALEGEATHRATVLAQVAGNTPLYFVHLSASEALAHVSAARTAGRNVFAETCPQYLYLTLEDQLGAPGFEGAKWVASPPLRPRDEPHRDDLWRGLRTDDLAIVSTDHCPFCFKDQKELGRGDFTKIPNGIGTVEHRMDLVYQGVATGRLSLERWVETCSTTPARMFGLYPKKGVIAPGSDADIVIYDPSATTTIGVATHHMNLDHSAWEGFEIAGKVDTVFSRGTTVVAGGAFHGRAGHGQYLRRGLTQYLR; from the coding sequence ATGAAGACGCTGATCACCGGTGGGACCGTCGTCGGACCGCTCGGCGCCAGCCCGACCGACGTGCTGGTCGACGGCGAGACGATCGCCGCGCTCTACGCCCCGGGCATCGCCACGGCGAGCGGAGTCGCCGCGGACAAGGTCGTCGACGCCACCGGGAAGTACGTCGTCCCGGGCGGGGTGGACGTCCACACGCACATGAAGCTGCCCTTCGGCGGCACGTTCGCCTCGGACGACTTCGAATCGGGGACGAAGGCCGCCGCCTGGGGCGGCACCACCACGATCATCGACTTCGCCGTGCAGCGCACCGGGGAGGTCGTGCAGGACGGGCTCGCCGCCTGGCACGCGCTGGCGGACGGCAACTGCGCGATCGACTACGGCTTCCACATGATCATGGGTGGGGTCGACGACGAGGCGCTCAAGGCGATGGACTACCTCGTCGAACACGAGGGGATCACCAGCTTCAAGCTGTTCATGGCCTACCCGGGTGTCTTTTACAGCGACGACGGCCAGATCCTGCGGGCGATGCAGAAGGCGTCCGACAACGGCGCGCTGATCATGATGCACGCGGAGAACGGCATCGCGATCGACGTGCTGGCCGCCCAGGCCGTCGCCCGCGGCGATACCGACCCCGTGTTCCACGGCCTGACCCGGCCGTCGGCGCTGGAGGGCGAGGCCACCCACCGGGCGACCGTGCTCGCCCAGGTCGCCGGCAACACCCCGCTGTACTTCGTGCACCTGTCGGCATCCGAGGCGCTGGCGCACGTGTCGGCCGCCCGGACGGCCGGGCGCAACGTGTTCGCGGAGACCTGCCCGCAGTACCTCTACCTGACCCTGGAGGACCAGCTCGGCGCCCCCGGCTTCGAGGGGGCCAAGTGGGTCGCCTCCCCGCCGCTGCGCCCGCGGGACGAGCCGCACCGCGACGACCTGTGGCGCGGGCTGCGCACCGACGACCTCGCGATCGTCTCCACCGACCACTGCCCCTTCTGCTTCAAGGACCAGAAGGAGCTCGGCCGCGGCGACTTCACGAAGATCCCGAACGGGATCGGCACCGTGGAGCACCGGATGGACCTCGTCTACCAGGGCGTGGCCACCGGCAGGCTGTCGCTGGAGCGCTGGGTGGAGACCTGCTCGACGACGCCGGCCCGGATGTTCGGCCTCTACCCGAAGAAGGGCGTGATCGCGCCGGGATCGGACGCGGACATCGTCATCTACGACCCGAGCGCGACGACCACGATCGGCGTCGCGACCCACCACATGAACCTGGACCACTCGGCCTGGGAGGGTTTCGAGATCGCCGGCAAGGTCGACACCGTGTTCTCTCGGGGGACCACGGTCGTCGCGGGCGGTGCCTTCCATGGCCGCGCCGGCCACGGCCAGTACCTGCGCCGCGGCCTGACCCAGTACCTGCGTTGA
- a CDS encoding nitrilase-related carbon-nitrogen hydrolase codes for MSRVIRAALVQAKWTGDKESMIKAHEEYARSAAEQGAKVMCFQELFYGPYFCQVQDPEYYAYAESVPGPTVERFAALAAELGMVLVLPVYEQEQPGVLYNTAAVIDADGKYLGKYRKTHIPHVQGFWEKFYFRPGNLGYPVFDTAVGRVGVYICYDRHFPEGWRALGLNGAELVFNPSATSRGLSNYLWKLEQPAAAVANEYFIGAINRVGVEDLGDDDFYGTSYFVDPEGKFVDGTGDSHEPELMVRDLDMDLLTEVRNRWAFYRDRRPDQYGDLTAP; via the coding sequence ATGAGCAGGGTCATCCGTGCGGCGCTCGTCCAGGCGAAATGGACGGGCGACAAGGAATCCATGATCAAGGCGCACGAGGAGTACGCCCGGTCGGCGGCCGAGCAGGGCGCCAAGGTCATGTGCTTCCAGGAGCTGTTCTACGGCCCGTACTTCTGCCAGGTGCAGGACCCGGAGTACTACGCGTACGCGGAGTCGGTGCCCGGCCCGACCGTCGAGCGCTTCGCGGCACTGGCCGCCGAGCTCGGCATGGTGCTGGTGCTGCCGGTCTACGAGCAGGAGCAGCCGGGCGTCCTCTACAACACGGCCGCGGTGATCGACGCCGATGGGAAGTACCTCGGCAAGTACCGCAAGACCCACATTCCGCACGTGCAGGGCTTCTGGGAGAAGTTCTACTTCCGGCCGGGAAACCTGGGCTACCCGGTGTTCGACACCGCGGTCGGCCGGGTCGGCGTCTACATCTGCTACGACCGGCACTTCCCGGAGGGCTGGCGGGCGCTCGGGCTGAACGGCGCCGAGCTGGTGTTCAACCCGTCGGCGACCTCGCGAGGCCTGTCGAACTACCTGTGGAAGCTGGAGCAGCCGGCGGCCGCCGTCGCGAACGAGTACTTCATCGGCGCGATCAACCGGGTCGGCGTCGAGGACCTCGGCGACGACGACTTCTACGGCACGTCCTACTTCGTCGACCCGGAGGGCAAGTTCGTCGACGGGACGGGCGACTCGCACGAGCCGGAGCTGATGGTCCGTGACCTGGACATGGACCTGCTGACCGAGGTGCGCAACCGGTGGGCGTTCTACCGCGACCGCCGCCCTGACCAGTACGGCGACCTCACCGCCCCCTGA
- a CDS encoding PLP-dependent aminotransferase family protein encodes MIGAITSAIDDRSARGIAGTVSRLVMSGTLPAGTRLPTVRELATELGISPTTVSQAWRTLARAGVISPRGRAGTFVLAGPPASADPRRYRRITRSPGRLPHDYSTGTPDVALLPDLAPMLARVASGGNLTASYLDDPVLPALEKALRVRWPFPPAALTVVDGALDALDRVTGVLVGFGSRVLVENPCFPPLLDLLEAVGAEVVALPLDEEGIQPGALRAALSAAAGAEPVALYLQPRAHNPAGVSMTPRRAEALAALLEGHGVTVIEDDHIGDVAAAAPLSLGTHLPEATIHIRSFSKSHGPDLRLAAVGGVESVVNGVVSRRMLGPGWSSRLLQAVLAELLDDDDTEQTLAHAREVYANRRERMTAALAGRGVRAQAGDGINLWMEVADEQVALVSLASRGIGAAPGTPFEAAPLGAAHLRVTVGLIPDDDIDAVATLLAEAAHG; translated from the coding sequence ATGATCGGCGCGATCACCTCGGCGATCGACGACCGCTCCGCGCGCGGCATCGCGGGCACCGTCAGCCGGCTGGTCATGTCGGGCACCCTGCCGGCCGGTACCCGGCTGCCCACCGTCCGCGAGCTCGCCACCGAGCTCGGCATCAGCCCCACCACGGTGAGCCAGGCCTGGCGCACCCTCGCCCGCGCCGGCGTCATCTCGCCGCGCGGCCGCGCGGGGACGTTCGTGCTGGCCGGCCCCCCGGCGAGCGCCGACCCGCGCCGTTACCGCCGGATCACCCGCAGCCCCGGCCGGCTCCCGCACGACTACTCCACCGGCACCCCGGACGTGGCGCTGCTGCCCGACCTCGCGCCGATGCTCGCCCGGGTGGCCAGCGGCGGCAACCTGACCGCCAGCTACCTGGACGACCCGGTGCTGCCCGCGCTCGAGAAGGCGCTGCGCGTCCGCTGGCCGTTCCCACCCGCCGCGCTGACCGTCGTCGACGGCGCGCTCGACGCGCTGGACCGGGTGACCGGCGTGCTGGTCGGCTTCGGCAGCCGGGTACTGGTCGAGAACCCGTGCTTCCCGCCGCTGCTCGACCTGCTGGAGGCCGTGGGCGCCGAGGTGGTGGCGCTGCCGCTCGACGAGGAGGGCATCCAGCCCGGCGCGCTGCGCGCGGCCCTGTCCGCGGCCGCCGGCGCCGAGCCGGTGGCGCTCTACCTGCAGCCGCGCGCGCACAACCCGGCCGGCGTGAGCATGACACCCCGGCGCGCCGAGGCGCTCGCGGCGCTGCTCGAGGGGCACGGGGTGACGGTCATCGAGGACGATCACATCGGCGACGTCGCCGCCGCGGCGCCCCTCAGCCTCGGAACCCACCTGCCCGAGGCGACCATCCACATCCGCAGCTTCTCCAAGAGCCACGGCCCCGACCTGCGGCTGGCCGCGGTCGGCGGGGTCGAGTCGGTCGTGAACGGCGTCGTCAGCCGCCGGATGCTCGGGCCCGGCTGGTCGAGCCGCCTGCTGCAGGCCGTGCTCGCCGAGCTCCTCGACGACGACGACACCGAACAGACGCTGGCCCACGCCCGCGAGGTCTACGCGAACCGCCGCGAGCGGATGACGGCCGCGCTCGCCGGCCGCGGCGTGCGCGCCCAGGCCGGCGACGGCATCAACCTGTGGATGGAGGTGGCGGACGAGCAGGTCGCGCTGGTGTCGCTCGCCTCCCGCGGCATCGGCGCCGCCCCCGGTACCCCCTTCGAGGCCGCTCCCCTCGGCGCCGCCCACCTGCGCGTCACCGTGGGCCTCATCCCCGACGACGACATCGACGCCGTGGCCACCCTGCTGGCCGAGGCCGCCCACGGCTGA
- a CDS encoding nitroreductase family deazaflavin-dependent oxidoreductase: MSESTTPTDSPNKWVADHTRTYLESGGEEGHLWYGPNGDLAEGVPTLLLTTIGRRSGQPRRTALIYGQDGDDYLVVASKGGAQEHPLWYRNLVDNPEVELQVKADTFKATARTATPQEKARLWPTMVEVWPPYADYQTRTDRDIPVVILTRAS; encoded by the coding sequence ATGAGCGAGTCGACGACACCGACGGACAGCCCGAACAAGTGGGTTGCCGATCACACCCGCACATATCTGGAAAGCGGTGGCGAGGAGGGGCACCTCTGGTACGGCCCGAACGGTGACCTCGCCGAGGGCGTGCCGACGCTGCTGCTGACGACGATCGGCCGGCGTTCCGGCCAGCCCCGGCGCACCGCGCTGATCTACGGGCAGGACGGCGACGACTACCTGGTCGTCGCGTCGAAGGGCGGAGCGCAGGAGCATCCGCTCTGGTACCGAAACCTGGTCGACAACCCCGAGGTCGAGCTGCAGGTGAAGGCGGACACGTTCAAGGCGACCGCCCGCACCGCGACGCCGCAGGAGAAGGCCCGCCTCTGGCCGACGATGGTCGAGGTCTGGCCGCCGTACGCCGACTACCAGACGCGCACCGACCGGGACATTCCGGTCGTCATCCTCACCCGCGCCTCCTGA
- a CDS encoding alpha/beta fold hydrolase — MPFITTSDGAEIFYKDWGAPSARPVVFSHGWPLNADAWDSQLKAVADAGFRAIAHDRRGHGRSTQTWTGNDMDTYADDLAQLVTTLDLHDAVHVGHSTGGGEVARYLGRHGTFRVAKAVLLGAVPPLMLKTEANPEGLPIDAFDGIRAGVLADRSQFYRDLATPFYGFNRPGAAVSQGVIDAFWLMSMQAGLKPAYDCVKQFSETDFTDDLAKFDVPTLVAHGDDDQIVPIVASAYRTAKLVKDATLKVYPGAPHGLCGDHSAEFSEDLIAFIKG, encoded by the coding sequence ATGCCCTTCATCACGACCAGCGACGGTGCCGAGATCTTCTACAAGGACTGGGGCGCGCCCTCGGCGCGGCCGGTGGTGTTCAGCCACGGCTGGCCGCTGAACGCGGACGCCTGGGACTCCCAGCTGAAGGCCGTCGCCGACGCCGGGTTCCGGGCGATCGCGCATGACCGGCGCGGGCACGGCCGGTCCACCCAGACCTGGACCGGCAACGACATGGACACCTACGCCGACGACCTGGCGCAGCTGGTGACGACGCTGGACCTGCACGACGCCGTCCACGTCGGCCACTCCACCGGCGGTGGCGAGGTCGCCCGCTACCTCGGCCGGCACGGGACCTTCCGGGTGGCGAAGGCGGTCCTGCTCGGGGCCGTCCCGCCGCTGATGCTGAAGACCGAGGCCAACCCGGAGGGCCTGCCCATCGACGCCTTCGACGGCATCCGGGCCGGCGTGCTCGCGGACCGGTCCCAGTTCTACCGAGACCTCGCCACGCCCTTCTACGGCTTCAACCGGCCGGGCGCGGCCGTGTCCCAGGGCGTCATCGACGCGTTCTGGTTGATGAGCATGCAGGCGGGTCTCAAGCCCGCCTACGACTGCGTCAAGCAGTTCTCCGAGACCGACTTCACCGACGACCTGGCGAAGTTCGACGTCCCGACCCTGGTCGCGCACGGCGACGACGACCAGATCGTCCCGATCGTCGCCTCGGCGTACCGGACCGCGAAGCTCGTCAAGGACGCGACGCTCAAGGTCTACCCGGGCGCGCCGCACGGCCTGTGCGGCGACCACAGCGCCGAGTTCTCCGAGGACCTGATCGCCTTCATCAAGGGGTGA
- a CDS encoding ATP-binding protein gives MSADQASQGATAQTASPAVGGLPCSVDELRTLFLFEKLTDDQLAWLCERGRVIEAESGMVIVEGEPAELFVILLEGEVSVIKRVQGVDVEISRTDHRGVYGGAWNAYLGDRVPQTYPQSLRAVRPARFFVLDADQFSFLMRDWFPMAVHLLEGLFFGLRNLQETVGQRERLLALGALSAGLTHELNNPAAAAVRATAGLRERVAGMRHKLSLIADGLYDKAVLSTLIRLQEEAAERVAKAPTLSPLEASDREDELGDWFDEHSIDFGWDVAPVFVQAGLDIGWLDQVAELVGGEHLSSAVRWLGYTVETELLMNEIEDSTTRVSTLVGAAKQYSQLDRAPFQTVDIHDLLKSTLVMLGRKIGDGIQVVKDFDRTLAPIAVYAAELNQVWTNLIDNAVSAMGGTGTLTLRTWGDDESITVEIGDTGPGIPADVVGRIFEPFFTTKPVGEGTGLGLDISWRIVVNKHHGDLRVVSSVPGDTRFQVSLPRAQPTPLGPPV, from the coding sequence ATGAGCGCGGACCAGGCGTCCCAGGGCGCCACGGCCCAGACCGCGTCGCCTGCGGTCGGCGGGCTGCCGTGCAGCGTTGACGAGCTGCGGACGCTGTTCCTGTTCGAGAAGCTCACCGACGACCAACTCGCCTGGCTGTGCGAGCGGGGCCGGGTCATCGAGGCCGAGTCGGGAATGGTGATCGTCGAAGGCGAGCCGGCGGAGCTGTTCGTGATCCTGCTCGAGGGCGAGGTCTCCGTCATCAAGCGGGTCCAGGGCGTGGACGTCGAGATCAGCCGGACCGACCACCGGGGCGTCTACGGCGGTGCCTGGAACGCGTACCTGGGCGACCGGGTCCCGCAGACCTACCCGCAGTCGCTACGGGCGGTCCGGCCGGCGCGGTTCTTCGTGCTCGACGCCGACCAGTTCTCGTTCCTCATGCGTGACTGGTTCCCGATGGCCGTGCACCTGCTGGAGGGCCTGTTCTTCGGGCTGCGCAATCTCCAGGAGACCGTCGGGCAGCGTGAACGGCTGCTCGCCCTCGGCGCGCTGTCGGCGGGCCTGACGCACGAGCTCAACAACCCGGCGGCCGCCGCCGTACGGGCGACGGCGGGCCTGCGCGAGCGGGTCGCCGGCATGCGGCACAAGCTCAGCCTCATCGCCGACGGCCTGTACGACAAGGCGGTGCTGAGCACGCTCATCCGCCTGCAGGAGGAGGCGGCGGAACGGGTCGCCAAGGCGCCGACGCTCTCGCCGCTGGAGGCGAGTGACCGTGAGGACGAGCTGGGCGACTGGTTCGACGAGCACAGCATCGACTTCGGCTGGGACGTCGCGCCGGTGTTCGTGCAGGCGGGCCTCGACATCGGCTGGCTTGACCAGGTCGCCGAGCTGGTGGGCGGCGAGCACCTGTCGAGCGCGGTCCGCTGGCTGGGCTACACCGTCGAGACCGAGCTGCTCATGAACGAGATCGAGGACTCGACGACCCGGGTGTCCACGCTCGTGGGCGCGGCCAAGCAGTACTCCCAGCTCGACCGTGCCCCGTTCCAGACCGTTGACATCCACGACCTGCTCAAGAGCACGCTGGTCATGCTCGGGCGCAAGATCGGCGACGGCATCCAGGTCGTGAAGGACTTCGACCGCACCCTGGCGCCGATCGCGGTCTACGCCGCCGAGCTGAACCAGGTCTGGACGAACCTGATCGACAACGCCGTCTCGGCGATGGGCGGCACCGGCACGCTGACGCTGCGTACCTGGGGCGACGACGAGTCCATCACGGTCGAGATCGGCGACACCGGCCCCGGCATCCCGGCCGACGTTGTCGGCCGCATCTTCGAGCCCTTCTTCACCACCAAGCCCGTCGGCGAGGGCACCGGTCTTGGGCTGGACATCTCCTGGCGGATCGTCGTCAACAAGCACCACGGCGATCTGCGCGTCGTCAGCTCCGTGCCCGGCGACACCCGCTTCCAGGTCAGCCTCCCGCGCGCCCAGCCGACACCGCTCGGCCCGCCGGTCTGA
- a CDS encoding FAD-dependent oxidoreductase yields the protein MATAPAPAGASRPAILTVDDDPSVSRAVARDLRRRYGEQCRIVRAESGPQALDTLREMKLRGGHVAVLVADYRMPQLDGIQFLEQAMDLYPDAKRVLLTAYADTNAAIEAINVVDLDYYLLKPWNPPEEKLYPVIDALLDAWNRSERRPVLETRVVGDRWSSRSYEVREFLARNQVPYRWYLADEPEGRRLLAAATADTPIPVAADTYASADTAALADTDLPAVGGGSPNGAAANGHTVALPVVVTPGGTALVNPTDAQIAAEVGLSTTPCEDFYDVIIIGGGPAGLGSAVYAASEGLKTVLIERTATGGQAGQSSRIENYLGFPDGVSGAQLTDRARRQAVKFQAEVITAREVVGLRTAGNTRMVRFADGGELGAHTVVLATGVAYRQLPASGLDRLTGRGVFYGSALTEAAGCAGEDVYVVGAANSAGQAAVYLARHARSVTMLVRGRSLQASMSHYLIEQIARIANITVRTCTEVIGGEGDEHLGTLTLRDSSTGATETVPASRLFVFIGAEPRTDWLDGTVERDAHGFVITGPDLVVDGRRPRGWTLDRDPYHLETSLPGVFVAGDARSESVKRVASAVGEGAMAIALVHRYLA from the coding sequence ATGGCCACCGCTCCGGCGCCGGCCGGCGCGAGCCGGCCGGCGATCCTGACCGTCGACGACGACCCGAGCGTCTCCCGCGCGGTCGCCCGCGACCTGCGCCGCCGCTACGGCGAACAGTGCCGGATCGTGCGGGCGGAGTCGGGCCCGCAGGCACTCGACACCCTGCGCGAGATGAAGCTGCGCGGCGGCCACGTCGCCGTGCTGGTCGCCGACTACCGGATGCCCCAGCTCGACGGCATCCAGTTCCTCGAGCAGGCGATGGACCTGTACCCGGACGCGAAGCGGGTGCTGCTGACCGCCTACGCGGACACCAACGCGGCCATCGAGGCCATCAACGTCGTCGATCTCGACTACTACCTGCTCAAGCCGTGGAACCCGCCGGAGGAGAAGCTCTACCCGGTCATCGACGCGCTGCTGGACGCCTGGAACCGATCGGAGCGCCGGCCGGTGCTGGAGACCCGGGTCGTCGGCGACCGGTGGTCCTCCCGGTCGTACGAGGTCCGCGAGTTCCTCGCCCGCAACCAGGTGCCCTACCGGTGGTATCTCGCGGACGAGCCGGAGGGCCGCCGCCTGCTCGCCGCCGCCACCGCGGACACCCCCATCCCCGTGGCCGCCGACACCTACGCCTCCGCGGACACCGCCGCCCTCGCGGACACCGACCTGCCCGCGGTCGGGGGCGGGAGCCCGAACGGTGCGGCGGCGAACGGCCACACCGTCGCGCTGCCGGTGGTCGTGACGCCGGGTGGGACCGCGCTCGTCAACCCGACCGACGCCCAGATCGCCGCCGAGGTCGGGCTGAGCACCACCCCGTGCGAGGACTTCTACGACGTCATCATCATCGGCGGCGGGCCGGCCGGCCTCGGCTCGGCGGTGTACGCGGCGTCCGAGGGCCTCAAGACCGTGCTCATCGAACGCACGGCCACCGGCGGCCAGGCCGGGCAGAGCTCCCGGATCGAGAACTACCTGGGCTTCCCCGACGGTGTGTCCGGCGCGCAGCTCACCGACCGGGCGCGCCGCCAGGCCGTCAAGTTCCAGGCGGAGGTGATCACCGCCCGCGAGGTCGTCGGGCTGCGGACGGCGGGCAACACCCGCATGGTCCGCTTCGCCGACGGCGGGGAGCTCGGCGCGCACACCGTCGTCCTGGCCACCGGCGTCGCCTACCGCCAGCTGCCGGCGTCCGGGCTCGACCGGCTGACCGGCCGCGGGGTGTTCTACGGCTCCGCGCTCACCGAGGCCGCCGGCTGCGCCGGCGAGGACGTCTACGTCGTCGGCGCGGCCAACTCGGCCGGCCAGGCGGCGGTCTACCTCGCCCGGCACGCTCGGTCGGTGACGATGCTGGTGCGCGGCCGGTCGCTGCAGGCCTCGATGTCGCACTACCTGATCGAGCAGATCGCCAGGATCGCGAACATCACCGTGCGGACCTGTACGGAGGTGATCGGAGGCGAGGGTGACGAGCATCTGGGCACCCTCACCCTTCGCGACAGCTCGACGGGCGCGACCGAGACGGTCCCGGCCAGCCGGCTGTTCGTCTTCATCGGCGCCGAGCCGCGTACCGACTGGCTCGATGGCACCGTCGAGCGCGACGCGCACGGCTTCGTCATCACCGGTCCGGATCTGGTCGTCGACGGGCGGCGCCCGCGCGGCTGGACGCTCGACCGGGACCCATATCACCTGGAAACCAGCCTGCCGGGGGTGTTCGTGGCCGGAGACGCACGGTCGGAGTCAGTGAAACGAGTCGCCTCGGCGGTCGGCGAGGGCGCGATGGCCATCGCGCTCGTGCACAGGTACCTCGCATGA
- a CDS encoding DUF2218 domain-containing protein codes for MSSGSVFSDDAPGAGPTGGASGAEFTSRADVATATPARYAKQLASHLGHRCEVRNENGGTRLVLAGGGSCLLTSGDDVLTLAAEAPTKPALGEVEYVVGRHLERFGTRAELAVRWHRAPGSEDSAATRAVAAGHAILGRARSAATTGLGRLRQGDRA; via the coding sequence ATGTCTTCTGGTTCCGTGTTCAGCGATGACGCCCCCGGCGCCGGGCCCACCGGCGGCGCCAGCGGCGCCGAGTTCACCTCCCGCGCCGACGTCGCCACCGCCACGCCGGCCCGATACGCCAAACAGCTCGCCTCGCACCTCGGTCACCGCTGTGAGGTGCGCAACGAGAACGGCGGCACCCGGCTCGTGCTCGCGGGCGGCGGCAGCTGCCTGCTGACCAGCGGCGACGACGTGCTCACGCTGGCCGCCGAGGCGCCGACCAAGCCCGCCCTGGGCGAGGTCGAGTACGTCGTCGGGCGCCATCTGGAGCGGTTCGGCACCCGGGCCGAGCTCGCCGTGCGCTGGCACCGGGCACCCGGCTCGGAGGACTCGGCCGCAACCCGCGCCGTGGCCGCCGGGCACGCGATCCTCGGCCGGGCCCGCTCGGCCGCGACCACCGGCCTTGGCCGCCTGCGCCAGGGGGACCGAGCGTGA